The Diabrotica virgifera virgifera chromosome 10, PGI_DIABVI_V3a genome has a window encoding:
- the LOC114345104 gene encoding adenylosuccinate lyase, with amino-acid sequence MAVPEGAAVLRTYKYRSPLSTRYASDEMQYNFSDHNKFSMWRKLWVNLAKAEQEQGLQITDEQIREMQNNVTDIDFEEAEAEEKLTRHDVMAHVHVFAKQCPLAAPIIHLGATSCFVGDNTDLIVIRDGLNILIPKLANVINNLARFANMYKDLPTLGYTHLQPAQLTTVGKRATLWLYDFLMDEVAMDRAINDLRFRGVKGTTGTQASFMQLFKNDSERVRALDRRVAELCGFERTYPVTGQTYSRKVDVELVSMLASLGTSIHKMCSDLRLLANFKEIEEPFESSQIGSSAMPYKRNPMRSERCCALARHLITLFSNAANTHAGQWLERTLDDSANKRLTLSEAFLTADAALMVLMNITQGLVVYPKVIQKRINQELPFMSAENIIMAMVKKGGDRQICHEKIRVLSHEAGAQVKQFGKDNDFLDRVRADPYFKPIVPELQSLLDPSTYIGRASEQVTEFLNDEVNPILSKHLKYIYEATPVNLNL; translated from the coding sequence ATGGCCGTTCCTGAAGGTGCTGCAGTCTTGAGGACCTATAAATACAGATCTCCATTAAGTACCAGATATGCCAGCGACGAAATGCAATACAATTTCAGTGATCACAATAAATTTTCCATGTGGAGAAAACTATGGGTGAACCTAGCAAAAGCAGAACAAGAACAAGGTTTACAAATTACAGATGAACAGATCAGAGAAATGCAAAATAATGTAACTGATATCGATTTTGAAGAAGCGGAAGCAGAAGAAAAATTAACCAGACATGATGTGATGGCCCATGTTCACGTATTCGCAAAGCAGTGCCCACTAGCAGCTCCGATTATCCACTTAGGAGCTACATCTTGTTTCGTTGGAGATAATACAGATTTAATAGTTATCAGAGATGGTCTAAATATCCTGATTCCAAAGCTAGCCAATGTAATAAACAATCTTGCCCGTTTTGCCAATATGTACAAAGATTTGCCTACGTTAGGTTATACACATCTCCAACCTGCCCAGTTAACTACCGTTGGTAAAAGAGCTACACTTTGGCTTTATGATTTTCTTATGGATGAAGTAGCCATGGATAGAGCAATAAATGATCTACGTTTTAGAGGTGTTAAAGGCACTACAGGTACGCAAGCTTCTTTTATGCAATTATTTAAAAACGATAGTGAAAGAGTTAGAGCCCTAGATAGAAGAGTTGCTGAATTATGTGGATTTGAAAGAACATACCCTGTTACTGGGCAAACTTATTCAAGAAAAGTTGATGTAGAGCTGGTATCTATGTTGGCATCACTTGGTACTTCCATTCACAAGATGTGTAGTGATCTTCGATTGTTGGCCAATTTTAAGGAAATTGAAGAACCATTTGAATCTAGCCAAATTGGAAGTTCAGCTATGCCTTACAAAAGAAATCCTATGAGATCCGAGAGGTGTTGTGCATTGGCTAGACATTTAATAACCTTGTTTTCCAATGCTGCTAATACCCATGCTGGTCAGTGGTTAGAAAGAACTTTAGATGATTCTGCTAACAAAAGATTAACCCTTTCCGAAGCATTCTTGACAGCAGATGCAGCTTTGATGGTTTTGATGAATATTACCCAAGGACTTGTCGTTTACCCTAAAGTGATACAAAAAAGAATAAACCAAGAACTTCCATTTATGTcagctgaaaacataattatggcaATGGTAAAGAAAGGTGGAGATAGACAGATATGCCATGAAAAAATCAGAGTCCTTTCACATGAAGCTGGAGCACAAGTCAAGCAGTTTGGAAAAGACAATGATTTTCTTGACAGGGTAAGAGCAGATCCATATTTTAAACCAATAGTACCTGAACTACAATCTCTTCTTGACCCTTCCACCTATATTGGTAGAGCTTCTGAACAAGTCACTGAATTTTTAAATGACGAAGTTAATCCTATTTTGTcaaaacatttaaaatatatttacgaagCTACTCCTGTTAATCTAAATCtttaa